A genomic window from Candidatus Fusobacterium pullicola includes:
- a CDS encoding ATP-binding cassette domain-containing protein → MVEILGIEDNSIEEMTILAGINKFGEKEEFGEFTIRKGEIISIVGPTGSGKSRLLADIEWGAQGDTPTKRTILVNGKPLDKKSRFSSSNKLVAQLSQNMNFVMDLSVYEFLELHAKSRMVENEESVIERIFEKANELAGEKFKIDAPITSLSGGQSRALMIADTAILSTSPIVLIDEIENAGIDRKKALDLLVGEEKIVLMATHDPLLALMGDKRIVINNGGIHKIMNITEDERGILEDLTKLDNIIQGMRNKLRYGEKLELKINQNF, encoded by the coding sequence ATGGTAGAGATACTAGGGATAGAAGATAATAGTATAGAGGAGATGACAATTTTAGCTGGAATAAATAAGTTTGGAGAAAAAGAGGAGTTTGGAGAGTTTACTATTCGTAAGGGTGAGATAATCTCAATAGTTGGCCCAACAGGAAGTGGGAAAAGTAGATTGTTAGCAGATATAGAGTGGGGAGCTCAAGGAGATACTCCAACTAAAAGAACTATATTAGTGAATGGAAAGCCTTTAGATAAGAAGAGTAGATTTTCATCAAGTAATAAGTTAGTAGCTCAACTTTCTCAAAATATGAACTTTGTAATGGACTTAAGTGTTTATGAATTTTTAGAACTTCATGCTAAGAGTAGAATGGTTGAGAATGAAGAGAGTGTAATAGAGAGAATTTTTGAAAAAGCTAATGAATTAGCTGGAGAAAAATTCAAAATAGATGCCCCAATTACAAGTTTAAGTGGAGGGCAATCGAGGGCACTGATGATAGCAGACACGGCTATATTGAGTACATCTCCAATAGTGCTTATAGATGAGATAGAGAATGCTGGTATAGATAGAAAAAAAGCTTTAGATCTACTTGTAGGAGAAGAAAAAATAGTATTGATGGCTACTCACGATCCTTTGCTTGCTCTTATGGGGGATAAGAGAATAGTTATAAATAATGGAGGTATCCATAAAATTATGAATATAACAGAAGATGAGAGAGGAATATTAGAAGATCTAACTAAGCTTGATAATATTATTCAAGGAATGAGAAATAAGTTAAGATATGGAGAGAAATTAGAATTAAAAATTAATCAAAATTTTTAG
- the rny gene encoding ribonuclease Y: MSTVLGIGLIIIGLGIVFAVLYKKSVIDKKINELNDLEDEVAKSKIKAKEIIENAEKNAHARGKELELKAKEHAYAIKEEAEKEIKNAKNELLQKEARLTKKEETLDNKIEKLELKSQELERTTEELESKKEEIEAIKLKQEGELERISGLSKTEAKEILIAKLRDDLTHETAVAIREFENKLEDEKDRISRRILSTAIGKASAEYVVDATVSVVNLPNDEMKGRIIGREGRNIRAIEALTGVDIIIDDTPEAVVLSSFDGVKREVARLAIEKLITDGRIHPGKIEEVVNKARKEIDKEIVDAGEGALIELGIPGMHPEIIKTLGRLKFRTSYGQNVLTHSIEVAKLAANLAAEIGADTELAKRAGLLHDVGKVLDSDVEASHALIGGEFLKKFGEKPEVLNAVMAHHNEVEFETVEAIIVQAADAVSASRPGARRETLTAYLKRLESLEEIANSFSGVESSFAIQAGRELRIIVNPEAMTDDEATKMARDVAKKIEDSMQYPGQIKVTIVRETRAVDYAK; the protein is encoded by the coding sequence ATGAGCACAGTGTTAGGTATAGGTTTGATAATAATCGGACTAGGTATAGTATTTGCTGTACTATATAAAAAGTCTGTTATAGATAAAAAAATAAATGAGTTAAACGATTTAGAAGATGAAGTAGCTAAATCTAAGATAAAAGCTAAAGAGATAATAGAGAATGCAGAAAAAAATGCACATGCAAGAGGAAAAGAGTTAGAGTTAAAAGCTAAAGAACATGCATACGCTATTAAAGAGGAAGCTGAAAAAGAGATAAAAAATGCTAAAAATGAGCTTTTACAAAAGGAAGCAAGACTTACCAAAAAAGAGGAAACTCTTGATAATAAGATAGAAAAGTTAGAGTTAAAAAGTCAAGAGTTAGAAAGAACAACTGAAGAGTTAGAAAGTAAGAAAGAGGAGATTGAAGCTATAAAATTAAAGCAAGAGGGTGAGCTTGAAAGAATTTCAGGATTATCAAAAACAGAAGCAAAAGAGATTTTAATAGCTAAATTAAGAGATGATTTAACTCATGAAACAGCAGTTGCAATAAGAGAATTTGAGAATAAATTAGAGGATGAAAAGGATAGAATTTCAAGAAGAATACTATCAACAGCAATAGGAAAGGCATCAGCTGAATATGTTGTAGATGCTACTGTTTCTGTTGTAAATCTACCAAATGATGAAATGAAGGGTAGAATAATAGGAAGAGAAGGAAGAAACATCAGAGCTATTGAAGCTTTAACAGGTGTAGATATAATAATAGATGATACTCCAGAAGCAGTAGTTCTTTCAAGTTTTGATGGAGTAAAGAGAGAAGTAGCTAGACTTGCTATTGAGAAATTGATAACTGATGGAAGAATTCATCCAGGTAAGATAGAGGAAGTAGTAAATAAAGCTAGAAAAGAGATAGATAAAGAGATAGTAGATGCAGGAGAGGGAGCTTTAATTGAATTAGGAATTCCTGGAATGCATCCAGAGATTATAAAGACTTTAGGAAGATTAAAGTTTAGAACAAGTTATGGTCAGAATGTATTAACTCACTCAATAGAGGTAGCTAAATTAGCAGCAAACTTAGCAGCTGAGATAGGAGCAGATACAGAACTTGCTAAGAGAGCTGGACTTTTACATGATGTTGGTAAGGTATTAGATAGTGATGTAGAAGCTTCTCATGCACTTATTGGAGGAGAGTTCTTAAAGAAATTTGGAGAGAAACCAGAAGTTTTAAATGCTGTAATGGCACATCATAATGAGGTAGAATTTGAAACTGTAGAGGCTATAATAGTTCAAGCTGCAGATGCTGTTTCAGCTTCAAGACCAGGAGCAAGAAGAGAAACTTTAACAGCTTATCTAAAGAGATTGGAAAGCTTAGAGGAGATAGCAAACTCATTCTCTGGAGTGGAATCATCATTTGCTATTCAAGCGGGAAGAGAGCTTAGAATAATAGTAAATCCAGAAGCTATGACAGATGACGAAGCTACTAAGATGGCAAGAGATGTTGCTAAGAAGATAGAGGATTCTATGCAATATCCTGGACAGATAAAAGTTACAATAGTTAGAGAGACAAGAGCTGTAGATTACGCTAAATAG
- a CDS encoding TIGR00282 family metallophosphoesterase — protein MRILVVGDIVGSPGRETLKTFLDKRGKDYDFIIVNGENAAAGFGLTAKLADQLQEWGCNVITSGNHIWDKKELYEYLDRSDRVLRPANYPDEDTPGKGYTIVKDRKGNKIGVVSIQGRVFMAPIDCPFKKAKEIIKEIRKETKFIIVDFHAEATSEKIAMGWHLDGYASVVYGTHTHIQTADEKILPEGTGYITDVGMTGSENGVIGMKVQSVLPKFLNSLPQRFEIAEGNERLCGLDIELDEETGECKKIERISKTLMEISYL, from the coding sequence ATGAGAATTTTAGTAGTAGGAGATATAGTTGGAAGCCCGGGAAGAGAGACTTTAAAAACTTTTTTAGATAAGAGAGGAAAAGATTATGACTTCATCATTGTAAATGGAGAGAATGCAGCTGCTGGATTTGGACTTACAGCAAAGTTAGCTGACCAATTACAAGAGTGGGGATGTAATGTAATAACAAGTGGAAATCATATCTGGGATAAAAAAGAGCTATATGAATACTTAGATAGAAGTGATAGAGTATTAAGACCAGCTAACTATCCAGATGAGGATACACCAGGAAAGGGGTATACAATAGTAAAGGATAGAAAGGGAAATAAAATAGGAGTAGTATCTATTCAAGGAAGAGTATTTATGGCACCTATTGATTGTCCTTTTAAAAAGGCTAAGGAAATAATAAAAGAGATAAGAAAAGAGACAAAGTTTATAATCGTTGATTTTCATGCAGAGGCAACATCAGAAAAGATAGCTATGGGATGGCACTTAGATGGATATGCTTCAGTGGTATATGGGACTCATACACATATACAGACAGCAGATGAGAAGATTTTACCGGAGGGAACAGGATATATTACAGATGTTGGAATGACTGGTTCAGAAAATGGAGTAATAGGAATGAAGGTCCAATCGGTGTTACCTAAATTTTTAAACTCTCTTCCTCAAAGATTTGAGATAGCTGAGGGAAATGAAAGACTTTGTGGACTTGATATAGAGCTAGATGAGGAAACTGGAGAGTGTAAAAAAATAGAAAGAATTAGTAAAACACTTATGGAGATATCATATTTATAG
- the cmk gene encoding (d)CMP kinase — protein sequence MREFIVTVDGPAGSGKSTIAKIIAKKYGFTYLDTGAMYRMIALYALENSISLDDTEAVEDMLKNTKLDIIGNQFFLNGKDVSEEIRTPRVSAIVSPVSAIKEVRVKLVDLQREISKGKSVILDGRDIGTVVFPNGDVKIFLVASPEERAKRRLKEYEEKGVEADYESVLASIKERDYLDSTRKESPLKKAEDAHEIDSSTMSIDEVVETISKYIDEKIGA from the coding sequence ATGAGAGAATTTATAGTTACAGTAGATGGACCTGCTGGAAGTGGAAAGAGTACAATAGCTAAGATAATAGCTAAAAAGTATGGATTTACATACCTAGATACTGGAGCTATGTATAGAATGATAGCCCTTTATGCTTTAGAGAATAGTATTAGTTTAGATGATACTGAAGCTGTAGAAGATATGCTTAAAAATACAAAATTAGATATAATAGGAAATCAATTTTTCTTAAATGGGAAAGATGTTTCAGAGGAGATAAGAACTCCTAGGGTGAGTGCTATAGTATCACCAGTATCTGCTATAAAAGAAGTTAGAGTAAAACTTGTGGATCTACAAAGAGAGATTAGCAAGGGAAAGAGTGTTATATTAGATGGTAGAGATATAGGAACAGTAGTATTTCCAAATGGTGATGTAAAGATATTTTTAGTAGCTTCACCAGAAGAGAGAGCAAAAAGAAGATTAAAAGAGTATGAGGAGAAGGGAGTAGAAGCTGATTATGAATCGGTACTTGCTTCCATAAAAGAGAGAGATTATCTAGATTCAACAAGAAAGGAAAGTCCTTTAAAGAAAGCTGAGGATGCTCATGAGATAGATAGTAGCACTATGAGTATTGATGAAGTAGTAGAGACTATATCTAAATATATTGATGAAAAAATAGGAGCTTAG
- a CDS encoding ABC transporter substrate-binding protein: MRYIDENMTILEICEKYPESIEFLESKGFKNLNSESVKSILGKLSLKNALLTKKINVETFVEMLNEFINQNRDSADITMKKNNVEDEEITVMGLLPCPIRIPLLEGFTKFLEENPEIKVKYELKAASAGLDWLKDDVIKANHPEKLADIFISAGFDLFFEEKLMGKFKKEHIFKDITGIERYNKDFQNEEISLKDPDGDYSMLGVVPAVFLVNKNMLGDREIPTSWADLLKPEFRKSVSLPISDFDLFNSILININKNYGEEGVANLGRALLENLHPSQMVKSDKMKTNTPTVTIMPYFFTKMIKADGPMVPVWPSDGAAISPIFMLTKKDKAKKIQKLVDYLAGEEVGAVFSHQGLFPTVNPNVDNRIEGKKFMWCGWEYIHNNNIGEILEKTKEIFFRASEEE, from the coding sequence ATGAGATATATAGATGAAAATATGACAATTTTAGAGATATGTGAGAAATATCCTGAAAGTATAGAGTTTTTAGAATCAAAGGGATTTAAAAATTTGAATAGTGAAAGTGTAAAGAGTATATTAGGAAAATTAAGTCTAAAAAATGCCCTATTAACAAAAAAAATAAATGTAGAAACTTTTGTAGAGATGTTAAATGAATTTATTAATCAAAATAGAGATAGTGCAGATATCACAATGAAAAAAAATAATGTAGAAGATGAAGAAATAACAGTTATGGGACTTCTTCCTTGTCCAATTAGAATACCGTTATTAGAAGGATTTACAAAATTTTTAGAAGAAAATCCAGAGATAAAGGTAAAATATGAGTTAAAAGCTGCATCGGCTGGATTAGACTGGTTAAAAGATGATGTGATAAAAGCTAATCATCCTGAGAAGTTAGCAGATATATTTATATCAGCAGGTTTTGATCTATTTTTTGAAGAGAAACTTATGGGTAAATTTAAAAAGGAGCATATATTTAAAGATATCACAGGTATAGAGAGATATAATAAGGATTTCCAAAATGAAGAGATATCTTTAAAGGATCCAGATGGAGATTACTCTATGCTAGGAGTAGTACCAGCTGTATTTTTAGTAAATAAGAATATGTTAGGGGATAGAGAGATACCAACATCTTGGGCAGACCTATTAAAACCAGAGTTTAGAAAATCTGTAAGTTTACCAATATCAGACTTTGACTTATTTAACTCTATTTTGATAAATATAAATAAAAACTATGGAGAAGAGGGAGTAGCAAATTTAGGAAGGGCACTATTAGAGAATCTACACCCATCTCAAATGGTAAAATCAGATAAGATGAAAACAAACACTCCAACAGTTACTATTATGCCATACTTCTTTACAAAGATGATAAAAGCTGATGGACCAATGGTACCAGTATGGCCAAGTGATGGAGCTGCAATTTCTCCAATATTTATGCTTACAAAAAAGGATAAAGCTAAAAAAATTCAAAAACTTGTAGATTATTTAGCAGGAGAAGAGGTAGGAGCAGTATTTTCACATCAAGGGTTGTTTCCAACTGTAAATCCAAATGTAGATAATAGAATAGAAGGAAAGAAATTTATGTGGTGTGGTTGGGAGTATATCCACAACAACAATATAGGTGAAATATTGGAAAAAACAAAGGAGATATTCTTTAGAGCGAGTGAGGAGGAGTAA
- the prmA gene encoding 50S ribosomal protein L11 methyltransferase, whose protein sequence is MKVVEIKVIYESDDIERATKEISDIFYGFGVTGLKIEEPMKSKNPLDFYKNEKEFLMVDHAISAYFPLNPYAEKRKAAILSTFEEKFAEREDIVYTVDFYEYDEEDYQNSWKKYLFPEKVSEKFVVKPTWREYTPEADELIIELDPGRAFGTGSHPTTSLCLKLMEENIYEGDSVIDVGTGSGILMIAADRLGASEIYGTDIDELAVESAKENLELNNISEDKAKVYKGDLISVVENKKFDVVVANILADVLLILLHDISKVVKPNGKIIFSGIIEDKCELLRREVESLGFTVEEIKADKEWRAMLIKA, encoded by the coding sequence ATGAAAGTAGTAGAGATAAAAGTAATATATGAGAGTGATGATATAGAGAGAGCTACTAAAGAGATTTCAGATATATTTTATGGATTTGGAGTAACAGGATTAAAGATAGAAGAGCCAATGAAAAGTAAAAATCCGTTAGATTTTTATAAGAATGAGAAGGAATTTTTAATGGTAGATCATGCTATCTCTGCTTACTTTCCATTAAATCCTTATGCTGAAAAGAGAAAGGCAGCGATACTTTCTACTTTTGAAGAGAAGTTTGCTGAAAGAGAAGATATAGTTTATACTGTAGATTTTTATGAGTATGATGAGGAAGATTACCAAAATAGCTGGAAAAAATATCTATTTCCTGAGAAGGTAAGTGAAAAGTTTGTAGTGAAACCAACATGGAGAGAGTACACTCCAGAAGCTGATGAACTTATAATAGAGTTAGATCCAGGAAGAGCTTTTGGAACAGGTTCACATCCAACAACATCTCTATGCTTAAAATTGATGGAGGAAAATATATATGAGGGAGATAGTGTAATAGATGTTGGAACAGGGTCAGGAATACTTATGATTGCAGCAGATAGACTTGGAGCTAGTGAGATATATGGAACTGATATAGATGAATTAGCAGTTGAATCAGCTAAAGAAAATTTAGAATTAAATAATATTAGTGAAGATAAAGCTAAGGTTTATAAAGGAGATCTGATCTCAGTTGTTGAAAATAAGAAATTTGATGTAGTTGTAGCCAATATCTTAGCTGATGTATTACTTATACTTTTACATGATATTTCAAAAGTTGTAAAACCAAATGGAAAGATTATTTTCTCTGGAATTATTGAGGATAAATGTGAACTACTAAGAAGAGAGGTAGAGAGCTTAGGGTTTACAGTAGAGGAGATAAAAGCAGATAAAGAGTGGAGAGCTATGCTTATAAAAGCATAA
- the trmB gene encoding tRNA (guanosine(46)-N7)-methyltransferase TrmB: protein MEDLRENLWSHFFKSPRKNYNPYMYKLLEYPEYIIYDKKIMDSYKGKWHEFFGNNNPIYLEIGSGSGNFAQGMAKRYPERNHMGLELRFKRLVLSANKVKRGGSTNALFLRRRGEEILEFVAENEIDGIYVNFPDPWEENEKNRVVQESFFKTLDVILKKGGMFFFKTDHDKYYQDVIDLVESLDGYRVVYHTPDLHSSEKAVDNIKTEFEQLFLCKHNKNINYIEIEKIK, encoded by the coding sequence ATGGAAGATTTAAGAGAGAATCTATGGAGCCACTTTTTCAAGAGTCCAAGAAAAAACTATAATCCATATATGTATAAACTTTTGGAATATCCAGAGTATATTATATATGATAAGAAAATAATGGATTCTTACAAGGGAAAATGGCATGAGTTTTTTGGAAATAATAACCCTATATATTTAGAGATTGGTTCAGGTAGTGGAAACTTTGCACAGGGTATGGCAAAGAGATATCCTGAGAGAAACCATATGGGATTAGAGCTTAGATTTAAAAGATTGGTATTATCAGCTAATAAGGTAAAAAGAGGTGGATCTACAAATGCTCTTTTCTTAAGAAGAAGAGGGGAAGAGATACTTGAATTTGTAGCTGAAAATGAGATTGATGGTATCTATGTAAATTTCCCAGATCCTTGGGAAGAGAATGAAAAAAATAGAGTGGTACAGGAGAGTTTTTTCAAAACTTTAGATGTAATTTTAAAAAAAGGTGGAATGTTTTTCTTTAAAACTGACCATGATAAATATTACCAAGATGTAATTGATTTAGTAGAGAGCTTAGATGGATATAGAGTAGTTTATCATACACCAGATCTACATAGTAGTGAAAAGGCTGTAGATAATATAAAAACAGAGTTTGAACAACTATTTTTATGTAAACACAATAAAAATATCAACTATATTGAAATTGAAAAAATAAAGTAG
- a CDS encoding adenylosuccinate synthase: MAGYVVVGTQWGDEGKGKIIDVLADRADYVVRFQGGNNAGHTVVVNGEKFILKLLPSGVLHGGTCIIGPGVVVDPKVLLDELASLETRGARTDHVLISDRAHVIMPYHVKLDELKEANAGEMKIGTTKKGIGPCYADKIWRDGIRMVDLLDMDKFAKKLKYNLEAKNEIITKIYGAEPLDYDKILADYTEYANKIRHRIIDTIPVVNKALDEDKLVLFEGAQALMLDINYGTYPFVTSSSPTTGGVTTGAGVSPRKIDKGIGVMKAYTTRVGEGPFVTELHGEFGEKVRQLGGEYGAVTGRPRRCGWLDLVVGKYATMINGLTDIVITKIDVLSGLGTLKICTAYEVDGEIYEFMPADTEMLYRAKPVYEELPGWDEDITQVKCYDDLPENCKKYLKRIEEIVGCPISVVSVGPDRSQNIHIREI; the protein is encoded by the coding sequence ATGGCTGGATATGTAGTAGTAGGAACTCAATGGGGTGACGAAGGAAAGGGAAAAATTATAGATGTATTAGCAGATAGAGCTGATTACGTTGTAAGATTCCAAGGTGGAAACAATGCAGGACACACTGTAGTAGTAAATGGAGAGAAATTTATATTAAAACTTTTACCTTCAGGAGTATTACATGGTGGAACTTGTATAATAGGACCAGGAGTTGTAGTAGATCCAAAAGTATTATTAGATGAGTTAGCATCATTAGAGACTAGAGGAGCTAGAACAGACCATGTTTTAATAAGTGATAGAGCACATGTTATTATGCCTTATCATGTAAAATTAGATGAATTAAAAGAAGCAAATGCTGGAGAGATGAAAATAGGAACTACTAAAAAGGGAATAGGACCATGTTATGCTGATAAAATCTGGAGAGATGGAATCAGAATGGTAGACCTATTAGATATGGATAAATTTGCTAAAAAATTAAAATATAATTTAGAAGCCAAAAATGAAATAATAACAAAAATCTATGGAGCTGAACCATTAGACTATGATAAGATACTAGCTGATTATACTGAATATGCAAATAAAATAAGACATAGAATAATTGATACTATCCCTGTAGTAAATAAAGCTCTTGATGAAGATAAGTTAGTTTTATTTGAGGGAGCACAAGCACTAATGCTAGATATTAACTATGGAACATATCCATTTGTAACTTCATCTTCACCAACTACAGGAGGAGTTACTACAGGAGCTGGAGTATCACCTAGAAAGATAGACAAAGGAATTGGAGTTATGAAAGCTTATACTACAAGAGTTGGAGAAGGTCCTTTTGTAACTGAATTACATGGAGAATTTGGAGAGAAAGTAAGACAACTTGGTGGAGAGTATGGTGCTGTAACTGGTAGACCAAGAAGATGTGGTTGGTTAGACTTAGTAGTAGGAAAATACGCTACAATGATAAATGGTCTTACAGATATAGTTATTACTAAGATAGATGTATTAAGTGGATTAGGAACTTTAAAAATTTGTACTGCTTATGAAGTAGATGGAGAGATTTATGAATTTATGCCAGCAGATACTGAAATGTTATATAGAGCAAAACCTGTATATGAAGAGTTACCTGGATGGGATGAAGATATAACTCAAGTAAAATGTTATGATGATTTACCAGAAAATTGTAAGAAGTATTTAAAGAGAATTGAAGAGATTGTTGGATGCCCAATATCTGTTGTATCAGTTGGACCAGATAGAAGCCAAAATATTCATATTAGAGAGATATAA
- a CDS encoding 3-deoxy-D-manno-octulosonic acid transferase: protein MFYQIIRLILYPFISILMMIGGKRGDFLKRRLKQDFSSLKSEEYIWIHCSSVGEINLSETLIRKLLKSREERILLTMFTDTGIGVARDKFGKDERVDIFYFPLDDKKSILTILERIKLNLLILVETEIWPNLITEVGKRAKVIIVNGRISDRSLKRYKKLSGYLRKVFLSIDKFYMQSDEDSRRIIEIGAQPERVETLGNLKFDISFQKYDDDEKRELRKLFNVDGRKVFTAGSSRSGEYEILLETFKQLKDTILILVPRHIERTPQIEEIIKHYGFTYKKYSELEDRRERTDIIIVDKIGVLRKIYSITDIAFVGGTLVNIGGHSLLEPLFYGKTPIFGPYLQNVKEISKEILYLGLGYKVTNVDEFLKSITEIEKKQEGSVEKIRELFEKNSKTADKIIERLKKLK from the coding sequence ATGTTTTATCAGATAATAAGATTGATATTATACCCCTTCATTTCTATACTGATGATGATTGGAGGAAAAAGAGGGGATTTTTTAAAGAGAAGATTAAAGCAAGATTTTTCATCATTAAAGTCTGAAGAGTATATCTGGATACACTGTTCATCTGTAGGGGAGATAAATCTTTCAGAAACTCTTATAAGAAAACTTTTAAAAAGTAGAGAAGAGAGAATACTTTTGACAATGTTTACTGACACTGGAATAGGAGTTGCTAGAGATAAGTTTGGAAAAGATGAGAGAGTAGATATTTTTTATTTCCCATTAGATGATAAGAAAAGTATTTTAACTATTTTAGAAAGAATAAAATTAAATTTACTTATTTTAGTAGAAACTGAGATTTGGCCAAATTTAATAACTGAGGTTGGAAAAAGAGCCAAAGTTATTATAGTAAATGGAAGAATTTCAGATAGAAGTTTAAAAAGATATAAAAAACTATCTGGATACTTAAGAAAAGTATTTTTAAGTATAGACAAATTCTATATGCAATCTGATGAGGACAGTAGAAGAATTATTGAGATAGGTGCTCAACCTGAGAGAGTAGAAACACTTGGAAATCTAAAATTTGATATCTCTTTTCAAAAGTATGATGATGATGAGAAAAGAGAATTAAGAAAATTATTTAATGTAGATGGAAGAAAGGTTTTTACTGCTGGAAGTAGTAGAAGTGGAGAGTATGAGATACTTTTAGAAACATTTAAACAGTTAAAAGATACGATATTAATTTTAGTTCCCAGACATATAGAGAGAACACCTCAAATAGAAGAGATTATAAAACACTATGGCTTTACATATAAAAAATATAGCGAGTTAGAAGATAGAAGAGAGAGAACAGATATAATTATTGTAGATAAAATAGGAGTATTGAGGAAGATATACTCAATTACAGATATTGCCTTTGTAGGTGGAACTTTGGTTAATATAGGGGGACATAGTTTATTAGAACCTCTATTTTATGGAAAAACTCCAATATTTGGACCATATTTACAAAATGTAAAGGAGATATCAAAAGAGATACTTTATTTAGGATTGGGATATAAGGTAACCAATGTAGATGAATTTTTAAAAAGTATTACTGAGATAGAGAAGAAACAAGAGGGCTCAGTAGAAAAAATAAGAGAGCTTTTTGAAAAAAATAGTAAAACAGCAGACAAAATTATAGAGAGATTAAAAAAATTAAAATAG